The sequence GCAGCCGCTTCTCCAGGAACCGGCGCTCCGTCTCGTTCCTCGCCAACCCGAGCGCCGCCCGGAAGTGCTTCCGCGCCGCGTCACGCTTCCCACGTCGCAGTTCCATCTCCCCGAGTGCCGCGGGAAGGAACGGGTAGCTGTCCAACCGCTCACGGTCCTCAATCGCCTGGAGCGCTTCGAGCCCGCGCTCCGCCCCATCCCGCTCGCCCATCGCAATGGCCCGGTTGAGCGCCACCACCGGCGACGGAGCCACGTCCATCAACCGGTCATACAGCGACACGATGGCTCCCCAGTCCGTCTCCTCCAGGCTCCGCGCGCTCGAGTGGACCACGGCAATCGCCGCCTCCAGGTGGTACGGCGTCATCTCCTCCCCCGAGGCCGAGCCCTCGAACAACGCGAGCCCTTCCTCGATGCGCCGTGCGTCCCAACGAGACCGGTCCTGGTCCACGAGCCCGCTCAAGTCACCCGCTGAATCAATCCGCGCCGGAAGCCGCGCCACATGGAGACACATCAACGCCGCGAGCGCATACGTGGTGGGCGTCGCGGCCGGCGGATGCTCCAGCAGCAGCGCCGTCAGCCGCATCGCCTCCTCACACAGCTCTGCCCGCACCGCGCCCTTCGCCGAGGCGCCGTGATAGCCCTCGTTGAACAGCATGTAGAGCGCTCGCCGCACCGTCTCCAGGCGCGAGGCGAACTCCGCGTCCGCCAAATCAAACAGCTTCCTCGAGCCCGCCAGCACCTTCTTCCCGCGTGAGATTCGCTTCTCGATGGCCGCACGCCCCGTCAGGAGCGCACTGGCAATCTCACCCGCGCCAAAGCCACACAGGATGTTGAGGATGAGCGCGAGCTGCGCCTCCTCCGGCAATCGCGGATGGCAGCACGAGAACATCATCCGGAGCTGCTCGTCGCGAACCGTGTTCGCGGCGAAGGCCTCGTCAATCAGCGGCGCGAGCGTCCACTCCGTCTCGAGCAACCGCCCCAGCTCAGGGGCAAACGTGCGCGCCGTCCGCTCGCGTCGCACGATGTCGAGCGCACGGTGCTTCGCCGCCAGCATGAGCCATGCAGATGGGTTCTCCGGAATGCCGCGCGTCTTCCACACCTCCATCGCCCGGCAGAAGGCGTCCTGCACGACGTCCTCCGCGAGCTCCAGGTTGTGCACGCCGAAGATGCGGGTCAGGGCAGAGACCATCCGCCCCGACTCGCGGCGGAAGAAGTGCTCATTCAATTCCAGCAGGGACGCCACGGACGACAGCCTATTTCGCGCACGCGTAGCGCAGCATCACGTTGCCCGACGAGAACGGCTTCGCCTGCAGCAACTCCAGCCGCGTGCGCTTCGACACGCCGCCAATCAAGGGCCTCCCACTCCCGAGCAACAGCGGCCCGACGATGAACTGGTACTCATCCACCAGCCCATGCTCCGTGAGCAGCGACACGATGGAGCCACTGCCGAAGATGAGGATGTCCTTGCCCGGCTCCCGCTTCAAAGCCTCCACCATCGAGGGAGTGAATTCGGGAATGAAGCGCGTGTTCTTCCACGTCGCCGACTTCCGCGTCCGGGAGAAGACCAGCTTCTTCACCTCGGTCAGCCACACCGCCATGGCCTGAAGCTCCGGAGACCGCCGTCCCTCGGCATGCGGGTCCGACGCCGAGGGGAGTTCTTCGAGCGCCTTCGGCCAGAAGCCCTCGAAGTTCTCATACGTCCGGCGTCCGAACAGGAGCGTGTCGCACCCGGGCATGGCCGACACCGCGCCCTTGTCCAGGTCCGCGTCCGGCACCGCCCAGTCCAGGCCACCATCCGGAGCCGCGAAGTACCCATCCGCCGACACCCGGTCGAACACCACGATGCGGCGCGTGCTCATGGCATCGCCCCCTTCATCACCGGGCGCACTTCCACCGAGCCCGCGCCGTCGAGCATCGGGCAGCCCTTCGACAGCTCCACGGCCTGCGCCAAATCCCTCGCCTCGACGACGATGAAGCCCAGGACCAGGTCCTTCGTCTCGGCGTAGGGGCCGTCGGTGACGACCTTCTTCTTGCCGCGCACCACGGCACCCGACCGGTCGAGCGGCTGCCCCGGATTCTTCAGGTGCCCCTTCGCCTCCAACTCACGCATCCACGCCAGCCACGCCTGCATGCTCTGCTGCGCGCGCTCGGGCGTTCCCATGGCCTCGCGCTGGTCCGCTTCGGTGGTCCGAAACAGATAGACGAACTCGCTCATTGAATGACCTCCTCGTGCCGCACCCACCCGTCGGGTGCTTCAGGCCCTCAACGTCCCACCCGCCAGCCTCCGGACATTTATTTTCGGGAAGCCGGATTCAGGGCGCCGCGACTGCCTCGCCCCCGGGCGCGGACAGCACCTCGCGCAGGCGGACGATGTCCACGGGCTTCACCACGTGCTCGTCGAAGCCGGCCTGCATGGCGCGAGCCCGGTCTTCCTTCAGCCCATACCCCGTCAGGGCGATGAGCCTCGGCCCCTGCCCCGCCTCGGAATCGCGCAGGGCCCGGGCCACCGAGTAGCCGTCCAGCCCCGGCAAGCCGATGTCCAGCAGCACGACGTCCGGCCGCAGCTCGCGCGCCTTCTCCAGACCCGACGGCCCGTCCTCCGCCTCGTAGACGGTGTGCCCGTCCGCCTCCAGCAACTCGCGCACGAGCTGACGGCTGTCCGCGTGGTCCTCCACCAGCAGGATGCGCAGCCGGACCACCTGCCCCGTCGTGCCGTCGCGAGAATCAGACGTCTCCTTCACCACGCCACGCGGCAGGCGCACCGTGAAGGTGCTCCCCCGCGACAGGCCCTCGCTCCGAGCCTCCACGGCGCCGCCGTGCAGTTCCACCAGGCGCTTCACCAGCGTGAGGCCCACGCCCAGCCCGCCCTGCGAGCGGTCCAGGGTGTGGTCGGCCTGGAAGAACAAATCGAAGACGCGCGGCACCACCTCGGGCGACAGGCCCACGCCGGTGTCGGAGACCTCCAGCACCACCGTCTCCGCCTCCACGCGCGTGCACACGGTGACGCGCCCTCCGGCCGGCGTGTACTTCAGCGCGTTGGACACCAGGTTGGTGACCACCTGATACAGGCGGTTCTCGTCGCCCTCCATCGGCGCCGGCCGCGCGTCCACGAGGAGCTCGTGCTGCTGCGTCCGTCCCGAGGACTCCAGCGCGGCGATGGCGCGGCGCACGCACTCGCCCAGGTCCAGGGTGCTCTTCTGGAGGGTGATGCGGCCGCTGCTGACGCGGGCCACGTCGAGCAGGTCATCCACCAGCCGGGCCAGGTGGAAGGCCTGCCGCTCCACCAGGGCCCGCGTGCGCTCGCGCCGCGCCTCGTCGCGAGCCACGGAGAGCACCTTCACGCCGCTGGTGATGGCGGACAGCGGGTTGCGCAGCTCGTGTCCCAGCATGGCCAGGAACTGGTCCTTCGCGCGGTTGGCGGCCTCGGCCTCGGCGCGGGCGGCCTCGGCCTCGCGCATCTTCGCGCGCAGGGCCGCTTCCCGCTCGGCCACCAGCGCGGTGGTGCGCGCGAGCGCCACGCGCACCTCCTCCAATTCGGAGACGGCGGTGGTGTCCAGTCGGGTGAAGGCTTCCGGCGTGGCCGCGCTGTCCGTCGCCGCGCGCGCCAGGGCCCTCAGCGGATGGGTGATGCGGCGGCCCATCACCGTCGCCCAGGCACCGGCCACCACACAGCACACCAGCCCCGCCACCAGCAGCGCGAGCGAGGAGCGCTTCATCGGCGCCGAGAAGACCTCCCGGGGCGCGGAGAACACCATCGTCCAGGGCACCACCCGCGAGCGCGCCACCGCCGAGTACGCCTCCATCCCATCCACCGTCACCGACGGGAAGAAGCCCTCGTTGCCGGCGGCGCGCATGCTCGTGATGAAGTCCTGTGGCGCCGACACGCCGACGAAGCGCTCCGCGCCGCGGCTGCGCGAGAGGATGACGCCCTCCTCGTCCACCACCGTGCCCACCCACTCGCGGGGAATGCGCTGGTCGGACCAGAGCCTGTCGAAGTGCTGCATCGAGTAGTGCGCCAGCAGGACGCCGGTGACGCGCGCGTCGTCTCGCACCGGCATGGCCACCACCACCGTCGGCGGCCCCTGCTTGCGGGTGAAGGGATAGTCCGAGATGACCGGCCGCCCCGTCTCCAGCACCTCGCGCAGGTAGGGACGGTCCACCGTGCCCGACACGCTCTCGCCGAAGGGCTGGTCGGTGGTGAAGCGCGTCCGTCCCTCCGCGTCCAGCAGCGCCAGTGACGTCCACGGCTGCCGGGAGCGGACGACGGCCTTGCACGTCGCGTAGAACGTCTCCAGGTCGCCCCGTGCCAGAGGCTCGGAGTGGGAGAGCACCTCCAGCGCGCGGATGGACTGTCCCAGCTCGCGGTCCACCGCCAGCGCCAGCGCCCGGGCCGTCTCGCGCATGCCCTGCTCACGGGCCGCGCGCTGCGAGGTGGCGAAGCGGTCCAGCACGCCCGCCGTGAAGACCACGAGCGGAACGAGCAACCCGAGCGCCAGCAACGCGAGGTGGATGCGTAGGGGGCGCGCCTTCATCGACCTGAGTCCAGGAGAAGCTCGAGCATGGGTGGGGTCGGCGCCACCATGAGATGACACCCGCGCGCATCCTGCCCCGCTCCGGCACCG comes from Pyxidicoccus parkwaysis and encodes:
- a CDS encoding dihydrofolate reductase family protein, which encodes MSTRRIVVFDRVSADGYFAAPDGGLDWAVPDADLDKGAVSAMPGCDTLLFGRRTYENFEGFWPKALEELPSASDPHAEGRRSPELQAMAVWLTEVKKLVFSRTRKSATWKNTRFIPEFTPSMVEALKREPGKDILIFGSGSIVSLLTEHGLVDEYQFIVGPLLLGSGRPLIGGVSKRTRLELLQAKPFSSGNVMLRYACAK
- a CDS encoding hybrid sensor histidine kinase/response regulator, giving the protein MKARPLRIHLALLALGLLVPLVVFTAGVLDRFATSQRAAREQGMRETARALALAVDRELGQSIRALEVLSHSEPLARGDLETFYATCKAVVRSRQPWTSLALLDAEGRTRFTTDQPFGESVSGTVDRPYLREVLETGRPVISDYPFTRKQGPPTVVVAMPVRDDARVTGVLLAHYSMQHFDRLWSDQRIPREWVGTVVDEEGVILSRSRGAERFVGVSAPQDFITSMRAAGNEGFFPSVTVDGMEAYSAVARSRVVPWTMVFSAPREVFSAPMKRSSLALLVAGLVCCVVAGAWATVMGRRITHPLRALARAATDSAATPEAFTRLDTTAVSELEEVRVALARTTALVAEREAALRAKMREAEAARAEAEAANRAKDQFLAMLGHELRNPLSAITSGVKVLSVARDEARRERTRALVERQAFHLARLVDDLLDVARVSSGRITLQKSTLDLGECVRRAIAALESSGRTQQHELLVDARPAPMEGDENRLYQVVTNLVSNALKYTPAGGRVTVCTRVEAETVVLEVSDTGVGLSPEVVPRVFDLFFQADHTLDRSQGGLGVGLTLVKRLVELHGGAVEARSEGLSRGSTFTVRLPRGVVKETSDSRDGTTGQVVRLRILLVEDHADSRQLVRELLEADGHTVYEAEDGPSGLEKARELRPDVVLLDIGLPGLDGYSVARALRDSEAGQGPRLIALTGYGLKEDRARAMQAGFDEHVVKPVDIVRLREVLSAPGGEAVAAP
- a CDS encoding YciI family protein → MSEFVYLFRTTEADQREAMGTPERAQQSMQAWLAWMRELEAKGHLKNPGQPLDRSGAVVRGKKKVVTDGPYAETKDLVLGFIVVEARDLAQAVELSKGCPMLDGAGSVEVRPVMKGAMP
- a CDS encoding RNA polymerase sigma factor, with protein sequence MASLLELNEHFFRRESGRMVSALTRIFGVHNLELAEDVVQDAFCRAMEVWKTRGIPENPSAWLMLAAKHRALDIVRRERTARTFAPELGRLLETEWTLAPLIDEAFAANTVRDEQLRMMFSCCHPRLPEEAQLALILNILCGFGAGEIASALLTGRAAIEKRISRGKKVLAGSRKLFDLADAEFASRLETVRRALYMLFNEGYHGASAKGAVRAELCEEAMRLTALLLEHPPAATPTTYALAALMCLHVARLPARIDSAGDLSGLVDQDRSRWDARRIEEGLALFEGSASGEEMTPYHLEAAIAVVHSSARSLEETDWGAIVSLYDRLMDVAPSPVVALNRAIAMGERDGAERGLEALQAIEDRERLDSYPFLPAALGEMELRRGKRDAARKHFRAALGLARNETERRFLEKRLRDCASA